From the genome of Desulfuromonas acetoxidans DSM 684:
AGCGCGCTCAAGAGCTGGGCATCGGTGCTCAATTCGGCGGTAAATACTTCGCTCACGATATCCGCGTGATCCGTTCCAGCCGCCACGGCGCGTCCTGTCCCATCGGCCTGGCCGTCTCCTGTTCGGCAGACCGCAACATCAAGGCCAAGATCAACAAAGACGGCATCTGGCTGGAGCAGATGGACAACAACCCTGCGCGCCTCATGCCTGAAGGCGAGCGCGGCAACCGTCCTGAAGTGGTTAAAATCGACCTCAACCGTCCGATGAAAGACGTTCTGGCGGAACTGTCCAAGTACCCGACCAAAACGCAATTGTCTCTCAACGGTACCATCATCGTTGGTCGTGATATTGCTCACGCCCGTTTCCGCGAGATCATCGAGCGTGGTGAAGAGCTGCCGCAATATCTCAAGGATTACCCGATCTACTACGCCGGTCCGGCCAAAACTCCGCCCGGCAAGCCATCCGGATCCTTCGGTCCGACCACCGCAGCACGCATGGACCCCTATGTGGACATGCTGCAGTCGCGCGGCGCATCCATGATCATGATCGCCAAAGGCAACCGCTCCCAACAGGTGACGGATTCCTGTAACAAGCATGGCGGTTTCTACCTCGGCTCCATCGGTGGCCCGGCTGCCGCCCTGGCCGAGTACAACATCAAGAGCGTTGAATGCCTCGATTTTGAAGACCTGGGCATGGAAGCGGTCTGGAAAATTGAAGTTGAAGACTTCCCGGCCTTCATCCTGGTGGATGACAAAGGTAACGACTTCTTCAAAGAGCTGGGGATCTAATCCACTCACCAGCGTAACGCAAAAAAGCCGGACTCCACTGGGGTCCGGCTTTTTTATTGATGCTCAGGCAAACAGATCCAAAAAACTTTTGAGCTTCACAATGACCTTCGGATCAAGGCCTGGATGAAACAAAAGTCAAAAACAATTCACCACGCAGCCTCAGAGACACAGAGTAAAAACCACCAGGAATGAATCGGCAATGATTTACCTTGCCCTCATGCCTGAGTGATCCATAGGCGTTTGAGGTTTTATCCGAACGTACCGAGACCCTTGCCACGGAGCTAAATAAGGTTTTGCACGTCGTATCACGGATAATTATTTTGTCGAGTGCAAGAACTCCAGCAAACGCGCATTGAAAAACTCCGGGTTTTCCAGATTGCTTAAATGTGCCGCATCGGGAACCACATGCAGCACGGACCCTTTGATCTGATTCTGCAAATTACGCGCGTCCTCCGGAGTGGTCAGTTTGTCCTTTTCTCCTACCAGAATCAAGGTCGGCACGGCAATGTCTTTCAAAGAGGCGGTGGTGTCAGTACGTGCGGCCATGGCAATCAGGTTACCGGCGATAGCCAACGGGGCATTTTTACTGATAATCTGTTTAATCATACCAACGCCCGGTACATTGTTAGTGATCGACGCCTCACTGAATACTGCAGGTAGAAAGCCTTCGGCAAAAGCGGCAGCACCCTCCTTTTTAACCGATTGAGCAGCGTTAGCGCGCTTGATTCTCGCGGCATTGTCGTCCTCCTCACTGCGGGTATCGCACAGCGCCACAGCAAGAAATCGTTCCGGATTGCGTTGCAAAGCCCGCAAGGCGATATACCCGCCCATGGACAGACCGACAATCACAGCCTGGTCAATCTGCAGAAAATCCAGTAATGCGACCAGATCATCGACATGTCCTTCGAGTGAGTACTGGCCATCGCCGACACAGCTTTCGCCCATGCCACGGAAATCGTAGGCAATGCAGTGAAAATCATCCCCCAATGCCTTGATTTGTTTCTGCCAGATCGCATGACTGAACGGGAATCCGTGTATAAAAACAACGGAGGTTTTCGTCGGATCACCGCTTTCGGTATAAAAAATTTCAGTATCGTTAATTTGTGCTTTCATAAGACCTCCAACGTTATGACAATAAGCATATCAGAAAAACCAAAAATACCACGCAATGCCCTGCTCGATTCGTCAACAATTACTCTTCCCCCTCGCAATAAGCATCAATGGCGTCCATAAACTGCTGACCGTAATGAGCCATTTTATGCTTGCCGACGCCGTTGATTTTCATCATCTCCTCTTCAGTGAGCGGCAGATAGTAGGCCATCTCCACCAGGCTGTTGTCACTGAACACCACAAACGGCGGCACGCCCTGTTCATCGGCAATCTCCTTGCGGCGCTGGCGCAGCACTTCAAACAGATCTTCATTGTAATCGAGATCCATGGCCCGTTTGCGTACCGGCTTTTTGGTCACGGCTTTCAAACGGGGTCGAGCCAGGGTCAATTCCTGTTGACCGGTAAGCACAGTTCGTGACAGTTCTGTGAGCTTGATCACGGAATAATTGGCCACATCCTGATACAGATAGCCTAAGTGAACGAGTTGACGGATCAGTCCTCCCCAGACATCGCTGGACTGATCCGCGCCGATGCCATAGGTGCTCAATTTATCATGACCAAGATCCAGGACACGTTGGCCGCTGGATCCACGCAATACGTCAATAACATGTTTGGCGCCAAAACGTTGTCCAACCCGGTAGACACAGGACAACACTTTCTGGGCATCTTCTGTGGCGTTGTAGCGCTCGGGGGGATTGAGACACAAATCGCAGTTGCCGCAATCGTGATCAAGCGTTTCGCCAAAATAACCAAGTAAGGCGCGCCGTCGGCAGGTTAACGGCTCAGCGTAACTAACCATGGCGTTAAGTTTATGCAGTTCGATCCGCACCTGATCAGGATTGCCGCCCTTCTCGATCAGCCCGCGAGCAATCGCAATATCCCCATAGCCGAACAGCAACAGAGCTTCGGCAGGCAACCCGTCCCGTCCAGCGCGACCGGTTTCCTGATAATAGCTTTCAATATTTTTTGGCAGATCGTAATGGACGACAAAACGCACGTTGGATTTGTCGATGCCCATACCGAAGGCCACCGTGGCGACGACAACCTGAATATCATCACGCAGAAACGCTTCCTGAACTTCATGGCGTTGACGATCCGGCAGACCGGCATGGTAAGCGGCGGCAACAATCCCCCGGTCTACCAACTTGGCGGCAATTTCTTCAACCCGTTTGCGACTCAGGGCATAGACAATACCCGCCTCATTGCGGTGCTGATCGAGAAATTGCTCAAGTTGAACAATCGGTTTTTGTTTATCAACAACGGTATAGCGAATATTGGGCCGGTCAAAACTGCTGATAAATTTCCGGGCATGGTGCAAACGCAGACGTTCGACAATATCCTGACGGGTCTGCATGTCAGCCGTGGCAGTCAAAGCAATCATCGGTGTGTCGGGAAACTGGTCGCGCAACTGTCCCAGCTGGACATATTCAGGGCGAAAATCATGACCCCACTGAGAGACACAATGGGCTTCATCGACGGCAATCAGAGCAATCTTGATATCATGCAGGCGCTCAAGAAAGTCCGGACTAAGCAAGCGTTCGGGAGCAACATAGAGCAGATCGAGCTGCTGGCGATGCAATTGCGACAGAACATCGCGTGCCTCCTGTGCAGCCAGCGACGAGTTGTAGCACGCCGCGCTGACACCGTTGGCATTCAGAGCATCAACCTGATCTTTCATCAGAGAAATCAGGGGGGAAACAACAATGGCAACCCCCTGACGGTGCAACGCCGGAATCTGATAGCACAACGATTTACCACCACCGGTTGGCATAAGGACAAAGCAGTCCTGACCCGCTATCAGGGTTTCAATAATCTGTTGCTGCGGCTCACGAAATTCGCGAAAGCCGAACGTATTTTGCAAGGTTTGTTGAGGTGACACGAAAATTTCGCCTTATCTAGGGGAGGTGCAAAACAGGTCAATATTTGTTACCATATAGGTTATAAACAGCATGGACCACTATTGAACCATAGATGAACGCTGGATACCATGCCCTAATTACATCTGACGTCTAAGGAGTCTGCAATGACCTCCACAGAAATCCAGTTAGCTATTTCCGGTATGTCGTGTGCCAACTGCGCTCAAACGATTGAAAAAGGGCTCAATGCGCTTGACGCTGTTGACAGTGCCCAGGTCAATTTCGCCAGCGAGATCGTAACGATTCATTACGATGGCAAACATCTCAGTGTTGATGATCTGATTGAAAAAATTGAATCGCTGGGATTTCACGCGACACGTGATCTCGAACAAAGTGATCAGAGTGACACACAAAATGAGAAAAAATATTTCATCGTCGGTATTGCCTTCACCCTGCCACTTTTTTTACTCAGTATGTCGCGTGATTTTGGCATTATCGGACCATGGAGTCATGCCCTCTGGGTCAACTGGCTGTTTCTTTTACTGGCAACACCGGTGCAGTTTTACACCGGTTCAGGATTCTACACCGGTGCCTGGCGCAGCCTGCAAA
Proteins encoded in this window:
- a CDS encoding alpha/beta fold hydrolase; the encoded protein is MKAQINDTEIFYTESGDPTKTSVVFIHGFPFSHAIWQKQIKALGDDFHCIAYDFRGMGESCVGDGQYSLEGHVDDLVALLDFLQIDQAVIVGLSMGGYIALRALQRNPERFLAVALCDTRSEEDDNAARIKRANAAQSVKKEGAAAFAEGFLPAVFSEASITNNVPGVGMIKQIISKNAPLAIAGNLIAMAARTDTTASLKDIAVPTLILVGEKDKLTTPEDARNLQNQIKGSVLHVVPDAAHLSNLENPEFFNARLLEFLHSTK
- the recQ gene encoding DNA helicase RecQ — its product is MFVSPQQTLQNTFGFREFREPQQQIIETLIAGQDCFVLMPTGGGKSLCYQIPALHRQGVAIVVSPLISLMKDQVDALNANGVSAACYNSSLAAQEARDVLSQLHRQQLDLLYVAPERLLSPDFLERLHDIKIALIAVDEAHCVSQWGHDFRPEYVQLGQLRDQFPDTPMIALTATADMQTRQDIVERLRLHHARKFISSFDRPNIRYTVVDKQKPIVQLEQFLDQHRNEAGIVYALSRKRVEEIAAKLVDRGIVAAAYHAGLPDRQRHEVQEAFLRDDIQVVVATVAFGMGIDKSNVRFVVHYDLPKNIESYYQETGRAGRDGLPAEALLLFGYGDIAIARGLIEKGGNPDQVRIELHKLNAMVSYAEPLTCRRRALLGYFGETLDHDCGNCDLCLNPPERYNATEDAQKVLSCVYRVGQRFGAKHVIDVLRGSSGQRVLDLGHDKLSTYGIGADQSSDVWGGLIRQLVHLGYLYQDVANYSVIKLTELSRTVLTGQQELTLARPRLKAVTKKPVRKRAMDLDYNEDLFEVLRQRRKEIADEQGVPPFVVFSDNSLVEMAYYLPLTEEEMMKINGVGKHKMAHYGQQFMDAIDAYCEGEE